The following are from one region of the Sandaracinus amylolyticus genome:
- a CDS encoding glutathione S-transferase family protein, which yields MGHLVDGKWSTEWYAPDAEGRFQRPRTKFHGWIRADGSGDHPPVAGRYHLYVSTACPWAHRTLITRALRGLEHAISVTVVDPHMGADGWPFDARDPDPIGPSQFLRDVYLRAKRDYTGRVTVPVLWDRERATIVNNESREIMRMLDVELEALATREPSLAPGSLRARIDEVLDAIYEPINNGVYRAGFAKSQQAYDDACRELFVALDRWNEVLEKQRFLCGDTMTEADVALFTTLLRFDLVYYAHFKCNLHRIQDYPALWGFVRDVYQTPGVRETCDLDAIKTHYYWSQDAVNPTRIVPLGPTLDLDAPHGRG from the coding sequence ATGGGTCACCTCGTCGACGGGAAGTGGAGCACCGAGTGGTACGCGCCCGACGCGGAGGGGCGCTTCCAGCGCCCGCGCACGAAGTTCCACGGGTGGATCCGCGCCGACGGGAGCGGCGATCACCCGCCGGTCGCGGGTCGCTATCACCTCTACGTCTCGACCGCGTGCCCGTGGGCGCATCGCACGCTGATCACGCGCGCGCTGCGCGGGCTCGAGCACGCGATCTCGGTGACCGTCGTCGATCCCCACATGGGCGCCGACGGCTGGCCCTTCGATGCGCGCGATCCCGATCCGATCGGGCCCTCGCAGTTCCTGCGCGACGTGTACCTGCGCGCGAAGCGCGACTACACCGGGCGCGTGACGGTGCCGGTGCTCTGGGATCGCGAGCGCGCGACGATCGTGAACAACGAGTCGCGCGAGATCATGCGGATGCTCGACGTCGAGCTCGAGGCGCTCGCGACGCGCGAGCCTTCGCTCGCGCCGGGCTCGCTGCGCGCGCGCATCGACGAGGTGCTCGACGCGATCTACGAGCCCATCAACAACGGCGTGTATCGCGCGGGGTTCGCGAAGTCGCAGCAGGCGTACGACGACGCGTGCCGCGAGCTCTTCGTCGCGCTCGATCGCTGGAACGAGGTGCTCGAGAAGCAGCGCTTCCTGTGCGGCGACACGATGACCGAGGCGGACGTCGCGCTCTTCACGACGCTCCTGCGCTTCGACCTCGTCTACTACGCGCACTTCAAGTGCAACCTCCACCGCATCCAGGACTACCCGGCGCTCTGGGGCTTCGTGCGCGACGTGTACCAGACACCCGGCGTGCGCGAGACGTGCGACCTCGACGCGATCAAGACGCACTACTACTGGAGCCAGGACGCGGTGAACCCGACGCGCATCGTGCCGCTCGGTCCGACGCTCGATCTCGACGCGCCTCACGGGCGCGGCTGA
- a CDS encoding InlB B-repeat-containing protein, which translates to MSEHLPAEHAAPAEILALPAEEVLLDLLEREELHQLVQHLAHRARTLSRVPRPRGRSSGTITPMRTSWLVAFVVAGCASSQPALSAPGLDALRSAGSTHIETRAGQRIAIHASTLDGTPVVEWWRATARGLEQGFDVPHPASEHPLRVRLEIRGELSPRLEGPDRALLVDRHGVVRMHVAELATIDARGERLPTSFVLHEGALEIVVDDRDAEYPLVIDPLYTATEHVLLPAIESPNVAYSVAGTRDLAVVGAPYAPATAALAQGGVVVFRRAGPSFVEGPTLRRPAGVGASLFGRIVATDGTRIVAASAGPADAAVVYVADGDAFREEAVLVPAASFELVTLRALAFDGDTIALGTEERDETGTTVAAVHVFRRSDAAWTEEARFAAVAATSFGSALDLDGDTLVIGAPGTTIGGRERAGRVFVYTRSVSAWSETAAISGTSANWYFGAGVAVESDVIAIGEPGFDRAIPGWGTAPDVGRVHVHRFASGAWPRELLLDRGGGDRDAVGGRLEIEGNILAIGGEGAVMIWEHDGSTWRQANAAFDQAGPIDDTYFGAAIDLAGTTLIVGDPNRRWADRAERGAAFVHDLAQGPQVRARVIEGEGSIVADVPYLYCGLTCEWAYPPGTTLTLTAQGQIGWELASWGGACAGATDACTIVVGTGDVDVEATFRRGVDVGEVCRVDLDCDSGHCVDQVCCDRDCGGSSTDCSACSVADGAVADGVCTVFGPEVTCRPGAECEPAEHCDGTSFECPPDTGFTPAGTICREANGACDAVEVCTGASAFCPTDRNAPSSTVCRPVAGDCDIEETCTGTSRTCPFDRFQSSAIVCRAAVSRCDRAERCGGTSPTCPIDRGEPDGAFCDDTSICNGIERCMAGACVSPGPLECEADGDPCTAHLCTEPAGCEVVAIPGCVPPEDGGVADAGAIELDSGTIDLDAGSDAGARDPDAGAGDAGPVLADAAPAIDGGAGADPTPSCGCRAITTSRSPRLVCVGALLIALAMARRRRRTMV; encoded by the coding sequence TTGTCCGAGCACCTGCCCGCCGAACACGCGGCCCCAGCCGAGATCCTGGCTCTGCCCGCGGAAGAGGTTCTCCTCGATCTTCTCGAGCGCGAGGAGCTTCACCAGCTCGTCCAGCACCTTGCTCATCGGGCGCGCACCCTATCACGCGTCCCGCGCCCGCGAGGACGCAGCTCCGGTACCATCACGCCCATGCGGACATCGTGGCTCGTCGCGTTCGTTGTCGCTGGCTGTGCGAGCTCCCAGCCAGCGCTCTCGGCACCCGGTTTGGACGCGCTGCGCAGCGCGGGATCGACGCACATCGAGACACGCGCGGGTCAGCGCATCGCGATCCACGCGAGCACGCTCGACGGCACACCGGTGGTCGAGTGGTGGCGCGCGACCGCTCGCGGCCTCGAGCAGGGCTTCGACGTGCCACACCCTGCGAGCGAGCACCCTCTGCGAGTCAGGCTCGAGATCCGAGGCGAGCTCTCTCCGCGGCTCGAGGGTCCCGATCGCGCGCTCCTCGTCGATCGACACGGAGTCGTGCGGATGCACGTCGCCGAGCTCGCGACCATCGACGCGCGGGGCGAACGCCTTCCGACCTCGTTCGTCCTCCACGAAGGAGCGCTCGAGATCGTCGTCGACGATCGCGACGCGGAGTATCCGCTCGTGATCGATCCCCTCTACACCGCGACCGAGCACGTCCTCCTTCCCGCCATCGAGTCGCCCAACGTCGCATACAGCGTGGCCGGCACCCGCGATCTCGCGGTGGTGGGTGCGCCGTACGCTCCCGCGACTGCGGCGCTCGCGCAGGGAGGCGTGGTCGTCTTCCGTCGCGCGGGCCCGAGCTTCGTCGAGGGGCCCACGCTGCGCCGGCCCGCGGGCGTCGGCGCGAGCCTCTTCGGGCGCATCGTCGCCACGGATGGCACGCGCATCGTCGCCGCGAGCGCAGGCCCCGCGGACGCGGCCGTGGTGTACGTCGCGGACGGCGATGCGTTTCGCGAGGAAGCGGTGCTGGTGCCGGCGGCCTCATTCGAGCTCGTGACGCTGCGCGCGCTCGCCTTCGACGGCGACACGATCGCGCTCGGCACCGAGGAGCGCGACGAGACCGGCACGACCGTCGCCGCCGTTCACGTGTTCCGTCGGAGCGACGCCGCGTGGACCGAGGAAGCACGGTTCGCGGCGGTCGCGGCGACGTCGTTCGGCAGCGCGCTCGACCTCGACGGAGACACCCTCGTGATCGGTGCGCCCGGCACCACGATCGGGGGGCGCGAGCGCGCGGGGCGCGTCTTCGTCTACACGCGCTCGGTCTCCGCGTGGAGCGAGACGGCGGCGATCTCGGGGACGAGCGCGAACTGGTACTTCGGCGCCGGCGTGGCGGTCGAGAGCGACGTCATCGCGATCGGCGAGCCGGGCTTCGATCGTGCGATCCCCGGCTGGGGCACGGCGCCCGATGTCGGACGCGTGCACGTCCATCGGTTCGCGAGCGGCGCGTGGCCGCGCGAGCTGCTGCTCGATCGCGGCGGCGGTGACCGCGATGCCGTCGGCGGCCGGCTCGAGATCGAGGGGAACATCCTCGCGATCGGCGGCGAGGGCGCGGTGATGATCTGGGAGCACGATGGGTCCACCTGGCGCCAAGCGAACGCCGCGTTCGACCAAGCGGGACCGATCGACGACACGTACTTCGGGGCCGCGATCGACCTCGCCGGGACGACGCTGATCGTCGGCGATCCGAACCGGCGGTGGGCCGATCGCGCGGAGCGCGGCGCCGCCTTCGTGCACGATCTCGCGCAGGGGCCGCAGGTCCGCGCGCGAGTGATCGAGGGTGAGGGCTCGATCGTCGCGGACGTCCCCTACCTCTATTGCGGGCTCACGTGCGAGTGGGCCTATCCGCCCGGAACGACGCTGACGCTGACCGCGCAGGGACAGATCGGCTGGGAGCTGGCGAGCTGGGGCGGCGCATGCGCAGGGGCGACCGATGCGTGCACCATCGTCGTCGGCACGGGAGACGTCGACGTCGAAGCGACGTTCCGGCGCGGCGTGGACGTCGGCGAGGTGTGTCGCGTCGATCTCGATTGCGACAGCGGCCACTGTGTGGACCAGGTGTGCTGCGATCGCGACTGCGGCGGGTCGAGCACCGACTGCTCGGCGTGCAGCGTGGCTGACGGCGCGGTCGCCGACGGCGTATGCACGGTGTTCGGCCCCGAGGTCACGTGCCGCCCCGGAGCCGAGTGCGAGCCCGCCGAGCACTGCGATGGAACTTCGTTCGAGTGCCCGCCCGACACCGGCTTCACGCCCGCGGGGACGATCTGCCGCGAGGCCAACGGCGCGTGTGATGCGGTCGAGGTCTGCACCGGAGCCAGCGCCTTCTGCCCGACCGACCGAAACGCGCCTTCGAGCACGGTCTGTCGACCGGTCGCCGGCGACTGCGACATCGAGGAGACGTGCACCGGCACGAGCCGCACGTGCCCCTTCGATCGCTTCCAGTCGAGCGCCATCGTGTGCCGCGCCGCGGTGTCGCGCTGCGATCGCGCCGAGCGTTGCGGCGGAACGAGCCCCACATGCCCGATCGATCGCGGCGAGCCCGACGGTGCGTTCTGCGACGACACGTCGATCTGCAACGGCATCGAGCGCTGCATGGCAGGCGCGTGCGTGTCGCCGGGCCCGCTCGAGTGCGAAGCCGATGGCGATCCCTGCACGGCGCACCTGTGCACCGAGCCGGCGGGGTGCGAGGTCGTCGCGATTCCAGGGTGCGTTCCGCCGGAAGACGGCGGCGTCGCCGACGCGGGCGCGATCGAGCTCGATTCGGGCACGATCGACCTCGACGCGGGCAGCGACGCCGGCGCGCGCGACCCGGACGCTGGCGCAGGTGATGCGGGGCCCGTGCTCGCAGATGCTGCGCCGGCGATCGACGGCGGCGCTGGCGCGGATCCGACGCCCTCGTGTGGCTGCCGCGCGATCACGACGTCGCGCTCGCCGCGGCTCGTCTGCGTGGGCGCGTTGCTCATCGCGCTCGCGATGGCGCGACGGCGGCGGCGCACGATGGTGTGA
- the tesB gene encoding acyl-CoA thioesterase II, whose protein sequence is MLDELVKLLALEKIEENLFRGQSQDLGWGRVFGGQVLGQALSAALQTVPQDRAAHSLHAYFLRPGDVSKPIVYDVDRIRDGSSFTTRRVVAIQNGQPILNLQASFQIVEDGFAHQDAMPEAPPPESLKTEQERIASYAGRLPRGLRERAVAERPFELRPVDEAEDPFVPAPRPPTRMVWLKTVGKLPDDRALHRYLLAYASDYSFVTTSLRPHGVTWLTPGMQVASVDHVMWFHQDFRVDDWLLHVIDSPAAHGARGLVRGRVFTRDGRLVASTAQEGLIRLRPQQP, encoded by the coding sequence GTGCTGGACGAGCTGGTGAAGCTCCTCGCGCTCGAGAAGATCGAGGAGAACCTCTTCCGCGGGCAGAGCCAGGATCTCGGCTGGGGCCGCGTGTTCGGCGGGCAGGTGCTCGGACAAGCGCTCTCCGCGGCGCTGCAGACCGTGCCCCAGGATCGCGCGGCGCACTCGCTGCACGCCTATTTCCTGCGCCCCGGCGACGTCTCCAAGCCGATCGTCTACGACGTCGATCGCATCCGCGACGGCAGCTCGTTCACCACGCGCCGCGTGGTCGCGATCCAGAACGGCCAGCCGATCCTGAACCTCCAGGCGTCGTTCCAGATCGTCGAAGACGGCTTCGCGCACCAGGACGCGATGCCCGAGGCGCCGCCGCCCGAGTCGCTGAAGACCGAGCAGGAGCGCATCGCGAGCTATGCCGGTCGCCTGCCGCGCGGGCTGCGCGAGCGTGCGGTCGCGGAGCGCCCGTTCGAGCTGCGCCCGGTCGACGAGGCCGAGGATCCCTTCGTGCCCGCGCCGCGCCCGCCCACCCGCATGGTGTGGCTCAAGACGGTCGGGAAGCTGCCCGACGATCGCGCGCTGCATCGGTATCTGCTCGCCTACGCGTCGGACTACTCGTTCGTCACGACCTCGCTGCGTCCTCACGGCGTCACGTGGCTCACCCCGGGCATGCAGGTCGCGTCGGTGGATCACGTGATGTGGTTCCACCAGGACTTCCGGGTCGACGACTGGCTGCTCCACGTGATCGACAGCCCGGCCGCGCACGGCGCGCGCGGGCTGGTGCGCGGGCGCGTGTTCACGCGGGACGGACGCCTCGTCGCGTCGACCGCGCAGGAAGGTCTGATCCGCCTGCGCCCGCAGCAGCCGTGA
- a CDS encoding PAS domain-containing protein, which translates to MSQHSEPGGKGALDARPLASIVSDLQDAGGGDLDREDLQAALAQAPVGIAIWRGPEHVYRFVNRRYAEMFAPRALVGRTLRDAFPELDEDAHALWNRVYATGEPFVAYEHRGDYDRRGTGVREEAYFTFSLHPVRRASGEVDGVVAIATEVTEAVKVARASASQDHAQLEGLAETAAALRRSEEQLRVIINTVPALVAYVDRDLVYRWCNESYEHWFGPVARTYVGRRMQDVVGERAHEIVRPRLDAVLRGERVAFEDEIPYAHGGKRWVDATYAPVLGPGGDVEGFVALVHDVSDRRRAERALDLLARASVELGASLDIDVVLSDLTRVLVPDVGEWCAVYLRGEDGRTTLAALTHRSAEKAALIREEVARFPRPDDAELGDAAVIRTGRAEMYSRIEPAMLERFATSPEHERLLQQIAPRSVMIVPLRAQGRVLGALSVGRSESGVAYDAADLALAEELGRRAAAALENARLFALAQTERVRAEEANRAKDEFLAMVSHELRTPLNAMLGWSRLLETGGLDEAKRARAVEVIARNARAQAQLIDDLLDVTRVVSGKIRLEVVRVDLTRVIDAALESMRPAADAKQLTVEVQRDPAASEMLGDADRLQQVVFNLLSNAVKFTPPGGTVRVRSERIEHALRITVTDSGEGIDASFLPYVFERFRQAEVGTTRSKGGLGLGLAIVRSLVELHGGTIHAHSAGRGHGATFTVVLPIAPERTEPRRGSPSSPSMPAMAPPACTPTLHGVRVLVVDDERDARELLRTVLEGCGAEVTTSASVSEALARLDARVPDVIVSDIGMPGEDGYALIDRVRRRAVEDGGRVPAVALTAFARTEDRTRALRAGFDVHVAKPFDPTELLLVVANAAARAKSS; encoded by the coding sequence GTGTCTCAGCACAGCGAGCCCGGGGGGAAGGGCGCGCTCGATGCGCGCCCGCTCGCATCGATCGTCTCCGATCTGCAGGACGCGGGCGGCGGCGATCTCGATCGCGAGGATCTCCAGGCCGCACTCGCGCAGGCGCCGGTGGGCATCGCGATCTGGCGCGGCCCCGAGCACGTCTACCGCTTCGTGAACCGGCGTTATGCCGAGATGTTCGCGCCGCGCGCGCTCGTCGGTCGCACGCTGCGCGACGCGTTCCCCGAGCTCGACGAGGACGCGCACGCGCTCTGGAATCGTGTGTACGCGACGGGCGAGCCCTTCGTCGCGTACGAGCATCGCGGCGACTACGACCGTCGCGGCACCGGTGTGCGCGAGGAGGCGTACTTCACCTTCAGCCTGCACCCGGTGCGGCGCGCGTCGGGCGAGGTCGACGGTGTGGTCGCGATCGCGACCGAGGTCACCGAGGCGGTGAAGGTCGCGCGCGCGAGCGCGAGCCAGGACCACGCGCAGCTCGAGGGGCTCGCCGAGACGGCGGCCGCGCTGCGGCGCAGCGAGGAGCAGCTGCGCGTCATCATCAACACGGTGCCCGCGCTGGTCGCGTACGTCGATCGCGACCTCGTCTATCGCTGGTGCAACGAGTCCTACGAGCATTGGTTCGGGCCCGTCGCGCGCACCTACGTCGGGCGGCGCATGCAGGACGTCGTCGGCGAGCGCGCGCACGAGATCGTGCGGCCGCGGCTCGACGCGGTGCTGCGCGGCGAGCGCGTCGCGTTCGAGGACGAGATCCCCTACGCGCACGGTGGCAAGCGCTGGGTCGACGCGACCTACGCGCCGGTGCTCGGTCCGGGCGGCGACGTCGAGGGCTTCGTCGCGCTGGTGCACGACGTGAGCGATCGACGGCGCGCCGAGCGCGCGCTCGATCTGCTCGCGCGCGCGAGCGTGGAGCTCGGCGCGTCGCTCGACATCGACGTCGTGCTCTCCGATCTCACGCGCGTGCTCGTGCCCGACGTCGGCGAGTGGTGCGCGGTGTACCTGCGCGGCGAGGACGGGCGCACCACGCTCGCCGCGCTCACCCATCGCTCGGCGGAGAAGGCCGCGCTGATCCGCGAGGAGGTCGCGCGTTTCCCGCGGCCCGACGACGCCGAGCTCGGGGATGCGGCGGTGATCCGCACCGGGCGCGCCGAGATGTACTCGCGCATCGAGCCCGCGATGCTCGAGCGATTCGCGACGTCGCCCGAGCACGAGCGATTGCTGCAGCAGATCGCGCCGCGCTCGGTGATGATCGTGCCGCTGCGCGCGCAGGGCCGCGTGCTGGGCGCGCTCTCGGTCGGGCGCAGCGAGTCGGGTGTCGCGTACGACGCGGCGGATCTCGCGCTCGCGGAGGAGCTCGGACGGCGCGCCGCCGCGGCGCTCGAGAACGCGCGCCTCTTCGCGCTTGCGCAGACCGAGCGGGTGCGCGCCGAGGAGGCGAACCGCGCGAAGGACGAGTTCCTCGCGATGGTGAGCCACGAGCTGCGCACGCCGCTCAACGCGATGCTGGGATGGTCGCGCCTGCTCGAGACGGGCGGGCTCGACGAGGCCAAGCGCGCGCGCGCGGTCGAGGTGATCGCGCGCAACGCGCGCGCCCAGGCGCAGCTCATCGACGATCTGCTCGACGTGACGCGCGTGGTGAGCGGGAAGATCCGGCTCGAGGTGGTGCGCGTGGATCTGACGCGCGTGATCGACGCCGCGCTCGAGTCGATGCGCCCGGCGGCCGACGCGAAGCAGCTGACGGTCGAGGTGCAGCGCGATCCCGCGGCGAGCGAGATGCTCGGGGATGCCGATCGACTGCAGCAGGTCGTGTTCAACCTGCTGAGCAACGCGGTGAAGTTCACGCCGCCGGGCGGCACGGTGCGCGTGCGATCGGAGCGCATCGAGCACGCGCTGCGGATCACCGTGACCGACAGCGGCGAGGGCATCGACGCGTCGTTCCTGCCCTACGTGTTCGAGCGCTTCCGTCAGGCCGAGGTGGGCACGACGCGCAGCAAGGGCGGGCTCGGCCTGGGCCTCGCGATCGTGCGCAGCCTGGTCGAGCTCCACGGCGGGACGATCCACGCGCACAGCGCGGGCCGGGGCCACGGCGCGACGTTCACCGTCGTGCTGCCGATCGCGCCCGAGCGCACCGAGCCGCGGCGTGGATCGCCGAGCTCGCCCTCGATGCCCGCGATGGCGCCGCCCGCGTGCACGCCGACGCTGCACGGCGTGCGGGTGCTCGTGGTGGATGACGAGCGCGACGCGCGCGAGCTGCTGCGCACGGTGCTCGAGGGATGCGGCGCCGAGGTCACGACGAGCGCGTCGGTGAGCGAGGCGCTGGCGCGGCTCGATGCACGCGTGCCCGACGTGATCGTCTCGGACATCGGCATGCCGGGCGAGGACGGGTACGCGCTGATCGACCGGGTGCGTCGGCGCGCGGTGGAGGACGGTGGGCGGGTGCCCGCGGTCGCGCTGACCGCGTTCGCGCGCACCGAGGATCGCACGCGTGCGCTGCGCGCCGGCTTCGACGTGCACGTGGCGAAGCCCTTCGATCCCACCGAGCTGCTCCTCGTGGTCGCCAACGCGGCGGCGCGCGCGAAGTCTTCCTGA
- a CDS encoding alkaline phosphatase D family protein, whose translation MGMPPIGRRRFLKTVVVSAGAVTLGGSLSGCGDDGGDGDPSGTFPQSIASGDPRADAIVLWTRVTPADASVDAPLTLELALDERFSMLVSLSTAELTAEAAHDHCVRVKVDGLEAGTRYYYRFVHEGTRSRVGRFKTAPARDADVPVRFAIVSCQDYVGRFYNSYLPLLDAENDELDFVVHLGDYIYETTGDPSFMSASAERAVAFTDTEGAIALEEDGETFYAARSVSNYRELYKTYRGDPVLQRVHERFPFIVTWDDHEFADDSWQDVATRSGGREDERDAEHRRNAEQAFLEFHPIARDIAGEDAAGSLVGSATESLFPDNRIYRDLRFGRHLHLVVGDYRSYRPDHPIAEHAWPGTVVMSEDHVRAVLTTRETEGRLPEGQTADTAFEMGGYRPYVDLTDATYEDYKTALVTVLTGAYMAGGAPAERATTLATEATAGAADVEVINATLRAAGVMIPAIEITDRMPLGVSYASFGKSGLFGSIGARYLVVAKYYDLWAEHRAPGAPHPLGDAQLSFLREAIDANDDATWTVLGSSVSFSPLILDVSSFAAQLPEGFPAEQFYLNVDHWDGFPIEKEALLRDVLRPRNALVISGDIHSAFVTDHQGEGGRAIELTTPGISSGNFRELLYGSAQQLASLAGNPVVETVLNALDFLMQTARPQLVHSRTDVNGLIVAQLDASGLDATLMQLPPEVVRESFYDRAEELASQWQIARYRVARTAEGNGPIEPVT comes from the coding sequence ATGGGGATGCCGCCGATCGGTCGACGAAGGTTCCTGAAGACGGTCGTGGTGAGCGCGGGCGCGGTGACGCTCGGAGGATCGCTCTCGGGATGTGGTGACGACGGAGGCGACGGCGATCCCTCGGGCACGTTCCCTCAGTCGATCGCGTCGGGTGATCCCCGCGCCGATGCGATCGTCCTGTGGACGCGCGTGACGCCGGCCGATGCGAGCGTCGATGCGCCGCTCACGCTCGAGCTCGCGCTCGACGAGCGCTTCTCGATGCTCGTGTCGCTCTCGACCGCGGAGCTCACCGCGGAGGCCGCGCACGATCACTGCGTGCGCGTGAAGGTCGACGGCCTCGAGGCGGGCACTCGCTACTACTACCGCTTCGTGCACGAGGGCACGCGCTCGCGCGTCGGTCGCTTCAAGACCGCCCCAGCGCGCGACGCCGACGTGCCGGTGCGCTTCGCGATCGTCAGCTGCCAGGACTACGTCGGTCGCTTCTACAACTCGTACCTGCCGCTGCTCGACGCGGAGAACGACGAGCTCGACTTCGTCGTGCACCTCGGCGACTACATCTACGAGACCACCGGCGATCCGAGCTTCATGAGCGCCTCGGCGGAGCGCGCGGTCGCGTTCACCGACACCGAGGGCGCGATCGCGCTCGAGGAGGACGGCGAGACGTTCTACGCAGCGCGCTCGGTCTCGAACTACCGCGAGCTCTACAAGACGTACCGCGGCGATCCCGTGCTGCAGCGCGTGCACGAGCGCTTCCCGTTCATCGTCACCTGGGACGATCACGAGTTCGCCGACGACTCGTGGCAGGACGTCGCGACGCGCAGCGGCGGGCGCGAGGACGAGCGCGATGCCGAGCATCGCCGCAACGCCGAGCAGGCGTTCCTCGAGTTCCATCCGATCGCGCGCGACATCGCGGGCGAGGACGCGGCGGGCTCGCTCGTGGGCAGCGCGACCGAGAGCCTCTTCCCCGACAACCGCATCTACCGCGACCTGCGCTTCGGGCGTCACCTGCACCTCGTGGTCGGCGACTACCGCAGCTACCGCCCCGATCATCCGATCGCCGAGCACGCGTGGCCGGGCACGGTCGTGATGAGCGAGGATCACGTGCGCGCGGTGCTGACGACGCGCGAGACCGAAGGGCGCCTGCCCGAAGGACAGACCGCCGACACCGCGTTCGAGATGGGCGGTTACCGTCCCTACGTCGATCTCACCGACGCGACCTACGAGGACTACAAGACCGCGCTCGTGACCGTGCTGACCGGCGCGTACATGGCGGGCGGCGCGCCCGCCGAGCGCGCGACGACGCTCGCGACGGAGGCGACCGCGGGCGCGGCGGACGTCGAGGTGATCAACGCGACGCTGAGAGCCGCCGGCGTGATGATCCCCGCGATCGAGATCACCGATCGCATGCCGCTCGGTGTGTCGTACGCGTCGTTCGGCAAGAGCGGGCTCTTCGGGTCGATCGGCGCGCGTTATCTCGTCGTCGCGAAGTACTACGATCTGTGGGCCGAGCACCGCGCGCCGGGCGCGCCGCATCCGCTCGGCGACGCGCAGCTGTCGTTCCTCCGCGAGGCGATCGACGCGAACGACGACGCGACGTGGACCGTGCTCGGATCGAGCGTCTCGTTCTCGCCGCTGATCCTCGACGTGTCGAGCTTCGCGGCGCAGCTCCCCGAGGGCTTCCCCGCCGAGCAGTTCTATCTGAACGTCGATCACTGGGACGGCTTCCCGATCGAGAAGGAAGCGCTGCTCCGCGACGTGCTGCGCCCCCGCAACGCGCTGGTGATCTCGGGGGACATCCACTCCGCGTTCGTCACCGATCACCAGGGCGAGGGCGGTCGCGCGATCGAGCTCACCACGCCCGGCATCAGCAGCGGGAACTTCCGCGAGCTCCTCTACGGCAGCGCGCAGCAGCTCGCGAGCCTCGCGGGCAACCCGGTGGTCGAGACGGTGCTCAACGCGCTCGACTTCCTGATGCAGACCGCGCGCCCCCAGCTCGTGCACTCGCGCACCGACGTGAACGGGCTGATCGTCGCGCAGCTCGACGCGTCGGGGCTCGACGCGACGCTGATGCAGCTGCCCCCCGAGGTCGTGCGCGAGAGCTTCTACGACCGTGCGGAGGAGCTCGCGTCGCAGTGGCAGATCGCGCGTTATCGCGTGGCGCGCACCGCCGAGGGGAACGGCCCGATCGAGCCGGTGACCTGA
- a CDS encoding MFS transporter, whose product MNDASRAIQRVYLLLLLLHTLAASLVWGINTLFLLDAGLSNGEAFGANACFTAGMVLFEVPTGVVADTRGRRTSYLLGTLTLTISTLLYLVMWQISAPFWAWGVASVLLGLGFTFFSGAVEAWLVDALRSSGYTGELDPVFARGEIVEGIAMLGGSVAGGAIAQATDLGVPYVLRAAVLAIAFGCAFVMMRDVGFTPRAGDHPLREVRRVLVSSIRDGFGAPPVRWIMLAAPFTSGVSFYAFYAMQPYLLELWGDPHAFGIAGLAAAIVAGAQIAGGFAVPLLGRSFRRRTSVLLIGTLVSTLVLVAIGFVQSFAAVLVLLVLWALVFAVMTPIRQAYLNGLVEPERRATLLSLDSLLGSSGGIVIQPALGRAADVWSYPTSYAIGAAIQALALPFVWLARRERAVSDPMANEGAPR is encoded by the coding sequence GTGAACGACGCGTCGCGCGCGATCCAGCGCGTCTATCTGCTGCTCCTCCTGCTCCACACGCTCGCCGCGTCGCTGGTCTGGGGGATCAACACGCTCTTCTTGCTCGACGCGGGACTGAGCAACGGCGAGGCGTTCGGCGCCAACGCGTGCTTCACCGCGGGCATGGTGCTCTTCGAGGTGCCCACCGGCGTGGTGGCCGACACCCGAGGACGGCGGACGTCATACCTGCTCGGCACGCTGACGCTCACGATCTCGACGCTGCTCTATCTCGTGATGTGGCAGATCTCGGCGCCCTTCTGGGCGTGGGGCGTCGCGTCGGTGCTCCTCGGGCTCGGATTCACGTTCTTCTCGGGCGCGGTCGAGGCGTGGTTGGTCGATGCGCTCCGCTCGAGCGGCTACACCGGCGAGCTCGATCCGGTGTTCGCGCGCGGCGAGATCGTCGAGGGCATCGCGATGCTCGGAGGATCGGTCGCGGGCGGCGCGATCGCGCAGGCGACCGACCTCGGCGTGCCCTACGTGCTCCGCGCCGCCGTGCTCGCGATCGCGTTCGGATGCGCGTTCGTGATGATGCGCGACGTGGGGTTCACGCCGCGCGCCGGCGATCATCCGCTGCGCGAGGTCCGGCGCGTGCTCGTGTCGTCGATCCGCGACGGCTTCGGCGCGCCGCCGGTGCGTTGGATCATGCTCGCCGCGCCGTTCACGTCGGGCGTGTCGTTCTACGCGTTCTACGCGATGCAGCCGTATCTGCTCGAGCTGTGGGGCGACCCGCACGCGTTCGGGATCGCCGGGCTCGCCGCCGCGATCGTCGCCGGTGCACAGATCGCGGGCGGGTTCGCGGTGCCGCTGCTCGGCCGCTCGTTCCGGCGGCGGACCTCGGTGCTGCTGATCGGCACGCTCGTCAGCACGCTGGTGCTCGTGGCCATCGGCTTCGTGCAGAGCTTCGCGGCAGTGCTCGTGCTGCTCGTCCTCTGGGCGCTGGTGTTCGCGGTGATGACGCCGATTCGCCAGGCGTACTTGAACGGCCTCGTCGAGCCCGAGCGAAGGGCCACGTTGCTCTCGCTCGACTCGCTGCTGGGCTCGAGCGGAGGAATCGTGATCCAACCTGCGCTCGGTCGCGCCGCGGACGTCTGGAGCTATCCGACGTCGTACGCGATCGGCGCGGCGATCCAGGCGCTCGCGCTGCCGTTCGTGTGGCTCGCGCGGCGCGAGCGCGCGGTGTCCGACCCGATGGCGAACGAAGGCGCGCCGCGCTGA